The Hyphomicrobiales bacterium nucleotide sequence GATAATCGATCCGCGAGGGCGTGTTTTTAAATCAGCTCAATTATTTCATGATGATGGTTCAAAGGTCATCATCTTGACCGACAAAAACCTCACTCATCCTATGGCAGATCACGCAGATATTGTGGGCTTGGAGCTTCACGATAACAAGTTGTGTCCCTTTGAAATGATCACCGCTCTAGAGGCGCTCGGTTATAGCAAATTATTGATTGAAGGCGGCAACAGAACGCTTTCAACTTTTGTCGATAAAGGATGTTTGGACAGGCTACATCTCATAGTCGCACCACTGTTGATTGGCAGCGGTTATCCAGGGCTTAATCTAGCGACGGTTTCTAAATTGGATGCAGCTAAAAAACCGGATGTCAGTCTTTATCATCTCGGACATGATGTGCTTTTTGATTGTGATTTGCGCGCAGGTGATGAAAGCGTCGATTAGGCGCTCACTCAGCGCTGATTAAGGCAGAGCCAGAAAATCTATATGGCCAACAAAAACGCTGGCACCTGTCGTGTCAGCCTCTTCGATCAAGCTCAGGCGTTTAGCAAACCAGTCATCAAAATCAGTCTTTAAATCCGGCCGAATTTCACTTGCCGCACCGCGCCACCCATCGAGTAACATTTTTTGAAAGGCTGCATGATCCGGCCCTGCTTGCCAGTCGGATAGCCCATGAGTTATTTCATAACCCGCTTTTTCAAAGCATGCCATGGCAGTATGAGCCGCATCGGGGCCAAGCGCGGGGCCTAGTCCTTTATCTGTTTTTTGGTGTGTGTTGAAAGCAGCAAGGATAATCTCATCATCGGTCAATGGCGGCAGTGCGCCCGCGCGCCCGTCATAATTTAAGGCTGCATAAAAGGGCAGCTGCCTTTCAACAACCGCATCAACAAAACCGGATATCCAGTCTTCAGAGACAAGATCCAAAAAGGCTGATGTGGTGATGAGGTCTGTGGGCTGCGAAAAAATTGCATCTAACGATAGGGACAAATCGGCGTGGCTCGTGATGACATCGGCGCCTGCGGCTTCTTTTTGGGCGATATCGAGAAGGGCTGGGTCATTATCGACCAGATGCCAAGCAATAGCGCTCTCAAGCGTGGGCGTCAAAGCGCGGATGGTGGAACCTGTACCGCTGCCGATATCGGTTAGTCGTATCGTTTTTTTGCCCTCAAAAAGCATATTGAGCGCATTAATGACGTCATCGTTGCGCGCCGCATGATCAATTGGTTCGCGAAGGGCCAGCCATTCGGCGGAAAAACTCATTGCAGCCTCCGCAATAAAGAATGGAATTCTTCCGCTGATTTTTCCCATGTGGGGAAATCAGCTTCTGCTTTAAGGGCGCCCATGTGTTTCTGTCGCCTTAAATCATCATCACTCAGGATTATACGCAATGCGTCAGTAAGGGTGTCAATATCATCGGGTGTCACCAAGAGGCCTGTGCTTTCAGGAACAGTATCGGGTATCGCGCCAGCGGTTGTTGCGATCACAGGCAGACCGCGCACAATCGCCTCGGCATAAGCCATGCCATAGCCCTCATAACGTGAGGCGAGGGCAAAGAGATCTGCGCTATGATAAAGCTTATCAAGGGCCTGTGCATCCACACCGTCGTGAAAGTTGACCCTGTCAGAAATCCCACCCTCTTGAGTGATCTTTTGTAAGTCGTCGAAAGTCTCAGGGCTTAAATGTTGAAGCCCAACAATATCGAGCGTCCATGATAAATCGTGAAGTGTGCTAAGAGCGCGCAACAGCACATCATGGCCTTTGCGCTCAGTAATTGAACCAACGCTCAAAAGACGCAAAGGTCTTTGGGTTCTAAAGGGAATAGGCGCACCACGTTCCACGCCGGGCATGATAGCCGAAATATTATTGACCGGATAGTTGAAGAGTTGATGCACTGTTTTACTCGTGGCGGGGCTTGTTGTCACAACAGCCTTCGCGAAGCCAAGACCTTCTCGCTCCAGCTTTTCCAACGCCATTGATTGTGCTTCCGTTTGCCCGTTTTCCAGCGCCAACGGATGATGGATAAGCGCAACAACGGGCATTTGCTTGGCGCAGCGCTGCATCAGGCTTGGCGCACAACCACCGGCAAGGCCATCGATCACGCAAATATCGGCATCTTGCACCTTATCAATAATAGAAAGCGCCGTTTGAATGTCTGCCTCATTGGCAAAAGGATAGTCACCCGGCAGACTGATAAGGTCGACGCCCACGCCAAGCTTGCGCCATTCGTCAATAATCGCGCGGTCATATCGATAGCCCCCTGTGGGTGTATCAATATCGCCTGGAATGATGAAACGGATATGCATGAGGTTGCCTTATTGGCTCGATCTTGGCTTGGCGACTATATCGCCCCTTCATACCAAGCAAGCGCCACGTGGCTTTCAGAAATTGTAACACGGATGGCATCAATCTCGTCACCATCACGGCCTAGTTTTCCCTCGCGGGCAGCTTCGGCCAGATGATCAAAAACATGTTTGGTCAAAAATTCGGTCGTTGTATTTTGACCTTTAAATTCAGTCACTTCATCGAGGTTTTTGTAATTGATCGGCTCAAGAACAGCTTTCAGCGCATCATGGGCCGCACCGATATCGATGACGACATTATTTTCATCCAGCGTCTCTGAGATAAAACAGGCATCAACAACAAATGTAGCGCCATGCATGGCTTGGGCTGGGCCAAAAAATTCGCCCTTGAAAGAATGGGCAATCATAATGTGGTCGCGAACTTCTACTGCGTGCACGGCTAATCTCCAGATGGGTTGCTAGTAAGATTGGTTGTATAATCCACGACCTGACAAAGCGTGTTGCTGTTTGGGCCGAGAATGCGGTTTAAATGATCTGGCAGTGCTTTAAAGGCAATTTCCGTTTCTAGCAATGCATCAAGCGCAGGATCGTTGAGTAAATTTAAAGCCTCTGCCATGCGTTGCGCATAGCTTGTGGTCGCTCTGCGCGATGGGCTGATATGACCAACTTGGCTTGAGATGATTGACAGCCTTTGCGAATGGAAAGCACCGCCAAGCTGTAGCGGTATTTGTTTATCACCATACCAACTCATCTCGATAATGCGGGCCTCAAAAGCAGCAAGATCAAGCGCTGTTTGCAGTCCGGTACCACTAGCACTGGTGTGGAAAATAACATTATTATTTTGGGGTGCATCTTGAGGTAAGAAGAAAGTAAGTCCTAGAGATTCAGCAACAGCGCGTTTGCTCTCATCAATATCAATAATGGCAACATTTGTTTGCGCTACTTTGTTCGCCAGATAAGCAGTGAGAAGACCGACAACACCCGCCCCGATAACGCTCACTGTGTCATCAGCCGTCACATCGCTATCCCATAAGGCGTTCAGTGCAGTTTCCATATTGGCAGCCAAAACCGCGCGTTGCGGTGGTATGGTGTCAGGTACTTTGTTGGCGTAAGTGGCATTAATGAGTGCATGGCTTTGGTGAGGATGGAGGGCGAAAACTATGTTGCCCTGCACAAGGTGATTGACATCTTTACCTGTCTCGATCACCTCACCAACCAGTGCATACCCATAAGATACAGGAAAAGAAAACTTACCGACTTGATGAGGACAACGCATTCTTTCCCATTCATTTTTGGGTACTCTTCCAGCAAAAACTAGGCTTTCTGTCCCTCTACTGATTCCTGATTTAAGTGTTTGTAATATAATATCATTATTACCAAGTGGCGGCATAGATGCTGGTTCTATTGCAGCGACCATTGGGCCAGTGTATACAAGTGCATGCGCCAGCTCCTTAGCTTGCACGCTGCTCTCGTTTTTGTGATCTATTTGTTCAGCCACAATTCAGTTTCAATCAGTTAATAGGTTTCTTGACTAAGGTTGTTGCAGTGCGCAATAATTTCGTCACAAAGAAGGTCGAAGACGTATTTGTCAACGGGTTTAGTTTTTTTAGTTTCGCCAATTTGGCACCAGTGAGGTCTTATAGCATGACGCCTACCGCTAGACGAATTACTTTCGGTACTCTTGTTTTTTTTACAATTGCTGGGCTTTTGGCTTTGATGGCTTGGGCATTGTCGCCAGCTGAAATTGTTCCCTTCGAATGGCTGCTTCTGATGTGTTTTGCAATCACCTTACCTTGGACAGCAATCGGTTTTTGGAATGCGGTCATTGGTTTCGGTCTTATGAGGTTTACAAAAAATCCGGCGGCAAGTGTTTTTCCTGATTCTCAAAAGATCAAGGACAATGACCCGATTACCAAGTCTACTGCAGTCGCAATGTGTATCCGCAATGAAGACGTTGGACAGGTGAATCGCAATCTAACGGCGATGATTGCGAGGCTTGTGGCATCTGGCAGTGCAAATAATTTCCACGTTTACATTCTTAGCGATAGCTCTGAGGATGACGTGATAACCGAAGAGCAGGTTGTTTTTGAAAAATTGCGCCGCGATTGGGCTGAAAAAATTGGTGTTACCTATCGTTTGCGCACAGATAACAAGGGCTTTAAAGCGGGCAATATCCGCGACTTTTGCGACACATGGGGCGTGAACCATGACTTCATGTTGACGCTTGATGCGGACAGCGTGATGTCGGCTTCTTCCATTTTACGTCTTGTTCGCGTGATGCAGGCTAATGACAAGCTTGGTATTCTTCAAAGTCTGGTTGTTGGTCTTCCTTCCGACAGCGCCTTCACCCGTGTTTTCCAGTTTGGCATGCGCATGGGTATGAAGTCTTATACACTGGGCAGTGCTTGGTGGCAGGGTGATTGCGGTCCTTATTGGGGACACAATGCACTTATCCGTCTTGAGCCGTTCATGGAACATTGTCATCTGCCTATTTTACCGGGCAAAGGGCCTTTGTCAGGATATATTTTAAGCCACGATCAGGTTGAGGCTGTTTATATGCGCCGCGCTGGTTATGAGTGTCGGGTGCTTGCGGAAGAAGGTGGTTCTTATGAAGAAAACCCACCGCATATATTAGAATTCATCCGTCGCGATTTGCGTTGGTGCCATGGCAATATGCAATATCTAAAATTATTGTCCGAGCCAGATCTTAAACCCACAAGCCGGGTTCAGCTTGTTCTTGCGATTTTAATGTTCACAAGTGCCCCAGCATGGATGACCTTCGTTTCTGTTGCCACATGGTCGATCATTTTCTCAGACATGACCTTCAGTGGTTTCCAGATGGGACCGGGCTATATTTTGTTTCTCATCGTGATGACGATGATTTTCGCTCCGAAACTTGTATCAATAGCTGATGTGTTGATGCGCTCTAAGTTGCGAAAAGCCTATGGCGGCGGTTTAGCAGTCATTACAAGTGCGGCTGTTGAGATTTTATTTTCAATGTTGTTGGCGCCCATCATGGCGGTTGCCGAGACGATCTTCTTAGCAGGCCTACCATTTGGTAAAGCCCGCGGTTGGGCCTCGCAAGATCGTCAAGTAACCTCTCTTCCCGTGGGTGTTGTTGCAAGTCATCTTTGGCCTCAAATGCTATTTGGCCTTTTAGGTGTGACAGCACTTTTCGTATCAGGTTCAGTGACTTTAAATGGTTTTCTTGTAAGCTTGCCAGTATTCATCGGCCCGTTTCTTGCCATACCGCTGGGTTTTACAAGTGCTCATGTTTCATTCGGTAATCTGTTTACCCGACTAGGGTTTTGGCAATTACCTGAAGAGCAAAGCCCACCGGTTATCATTCGGGCTATCAATTTGCCCGCTCTTGCCATTCGTGGACAGGCGCTGAGTGATAAAGAAAGCCATCAACCGCTTTCAACACAACAGTTACTTGATATTGATATGGAAATGGAAGAACGTCTGGCTGCATGATAGGATGACATCCTAAAGGGACTAGAAATTTTGTGTTGCGGTTATTGATGTTACGATTATTGAGCAGACGTTTTAATGCGTCTTTATTGTTGCTTTTCGCGGCCTCTTTCTTTTCATCCCTTTGGTGGCAATCGGCCCATGCCTGCGGCGTGAATTCCGATTGTTTCGTTGCCAGTGGTGATTATCGAATATTCTTGCCTCAAGAGCGCCCAGCCGACAAAAAAATTCCCGCGATTATTTATATTCATGGTCTTGGCGGTTCCTCGAAAGCGGTTATGAACCGCAATAAATTGCGTCGCGTTGCCAAAAAACTGGGTGTTGCTTTTGTTGCCGTCAATGGTCGGGCAGGGTCGTGGTCTTTTCCTAATGGTGTTGAACGCGGCAAAGTGCGTAATGAATTCACCTATTTCCGCGAAGTCGTCAGCGACATAAAAAAACGCTTTCCCATTGATGGACAAAAAATTGTTGCTGCCGGGTTTTCTATTGGCGCCTCGATGACATGGAATCTCGCTTGTCGTACGCCTGATGATTACGCAGGCTACATTCCACTTTCAGGCACTATGTGGCGCCCACAGCCGAATAAATGTGTTGGACCAGTTGGTGAAATATACCATTCGCATGGCACCGCCGATCGTATTTTTCCACTTGAAGGCCGTGTTGTGCGTGGTAAGCGGCAAGGGGCAATCTTGGATACATTTGAACTCATGGCCAAACAGGACCAATGCACGCGCAAGGTTATACGCGAGACCAAATCGCGTGGCGTGAAATGTCGATATCATCGTAATTGTGATGGCGAAACACTGCGCCTTTGTCTTGATGGCGGCACTCACGAGGTAGACACGGCCTATCTTCTCAGCGGATTTCGTGAAATTGCAAAAGCGCGTGGCTTTTAAATAATGAATGATGCCGCTACAACGAAGACATAATCTTGTAATGGAGTAACCACCTCGTGAGTGATCAATCACTGAAAGACGGCCCTTTAACAGGCCTGCGTGTGCTCGATTTATCGCGCATTCTGGCGGGCCCCACTTGTACGCAGCTTTTGGGTGATATGGGAGCGGATATTCTCAAGATTGAGCGCCCGATAACAGGTGATGATACCCGCCGTTGGGGGCCTCCCTTTGTGCAAGTGGATGGTAAAGACAGTCAGGAAAGTTCCTATTATCTTTGCGCCAATCGTAATAAACGCTCACTCGCTGTCGATCTCACATCCAGCGCGGGGCAGAAGATTATTCAAGATATCGCGATGCAATCTGACATTGTGGTTGAAAATTTCAAAGTCGGTGATTTGGAGCGGCGTGGCCTCGATTATGAGACATTGCGTGAGCTTAATCCGCGTTTGATTTACTGCTCAATTTCTGGTTTCGGTCAAACCGGCCCTTACGCTCCACGTGCGGGATATGATTTTTTGATACAAGGCATGGGTGGCATCATGAGCCTCACTGGCCAACGTGATGAAGATGGCGGCGTGGAAACAAAAGCCGGTGTTGGGATCGCTGATGTGATGTGTGGCATGTACGCCTCAAACGCAATTCTCGCAGCCCTTCACGCACGTCAACAAACAGGCAAAGGCCAGCATATTGATCTGGCGCTTTTGGACACACAAGTGGCATGGCTTATCAATCAAGGGGCGGCTTACCTGACAAACCACAAAGTACCCGGTAGGCTCGGCAATGGTCATCCCACAATCGTGCCTTACGAGACATTTCCCGCCTCTGATAAGAAATTTATTCTGGCGGTTGGCAATGATGCACAGTTTTTGAAGTTTCTGGAATTAGCCGGGCGCGTGGACCTTATCGAAGACGACCGTTTTGCCACCAATGTTGAGCGGGTGAAAAACCGTGATTATGTAGTGCCTTTGATCGCCGAGATTACCCGTCAAAAGACGGCTGACGAATGGTTGGAACAGCTAACTAAAGTTGGCGTGCCCTGTGGTCCCGTTAATAATCTGGAAGAGGTTTTCAATGACCCGCAGATCAAACATCGAGAGATGGAAATCACCATGGATCATGCCACCGCAGATGAAAAAGCGGTCCATCTTATTGGCAATCCGATAAAAATGAGCGATACACCAGTAACTTATCGTCACCCACCACCGCGTGTTGGTGAACATTCAGCTGAAATACTGACCGAACTTATTGGTCTTGATGATAATGATATTGAGAGACTAACCGCTGATGGCACGATCAGCGATGGACGTCTCAAACAAGAGGATTAGACCTATGCGTGGCGCGGATATTATAGCGAAAAAATTGGCTGATGCAGGCTGTAAAACAGCATTTGGCATCCCCGGCGGCGAAGTTCTTACTGTTCTTGATGGTCTGCGTGAAGCAGATATCAATTTTGTGCTCGTCAAACATGAAAATGCAGGCGGATTCATGGCAGAAGGCGCGTGGCATGCCACCGGTGCACCAGCCATTTTGGTCGCGACCATTGGCCCGGGGGTTGCCAATGCTGTTAATGTGATCGCCAATGCGATGCAGGATCGCGTGCCTATGATTTTCATCACAGGCTGTGTCGATGGTGCTGAGGCCGAAACCTATACCCACCAAGTATTCGATCATCAGCAAATGTTGCGTCCTATCGTCAAAGCCAGCTTCCGTGCTAATGAAGGAGCGATAGGTGTCATGATGGATAAGGCGATATCCATTGCGACCTCGGGTCAGCCCGGTCCAGTGCATATCGATTTGCCGATCAATGTGGCTCAAAGTGAGAGCGAAACGGAATACACTCCGCTTGCCTCTTTGCCAAAACAGGGGTTGCCTGCTGCCGGTCTTATTTTTGAAGTGCAAGGACGAATTGCGGCAGCCAAAAAGCCCATCGTGATTGCGGGCGTTGATGCGCTTAACGAGGGCGCTGATGTTTCGCATTTTTGCAAAACGTTGAACATTCCAATGATTGCTACCTATAAAGCAAAAGGCATGCTTGATGAGCGCGATCCGCTCTCTCTTGGGGGCGGTGGATTGTCACCGAAAGCAGATGGTGTGTTGCTGCCTTTGATTGAGGAGGCGGACCTTGTTTTGCTTCTTGGCTATGATCCAATCGAGATGCGTGTTGGTTGGCGAAATCCATGGCCTGCTGAAAAGGCAGTTGAAATAACATCAAGCCTACGAACCCACGGCATGCATACAGCTGGAACCACATTGATGGGTGATGTTGCCGCAACGACAGCCTCTTTAGCCAATGCGGATGGGGGTAAATATTGGGTTGATGGTGAAGTTGAAAAAGCCCGCGCGACCTTGAAGGAAATGTTTGCAGCCGGCGGCGGCGACTTTGGTCCCGAACATGTCTTTGCCACCCTGCGCGATGCCGCACCCGAGAATACGGTGATTACCGCAGATAGTGGTGCGCATCGTATTCTGGTCAGCCAGATGTGGGAGTGCATCAATCCGCGTACGATGCTTCAATCTTCTGCGCTTTGTACCATGGGCTGCGCTGTGCCATTGGCGGCAGGTTATAAATATGAAAGTCCTGATACGCCGACGATAGCCTTTGTAGGCGACGCTGGTTTTGAGATGATGATGGGCGATCTTTCAACTTTGCGCGATATGAAAACACCTGTGATCATTTGTGTGCTTGTTGACGAAAGCCTTGGCCTGATCGAGATAAAACAACGCGCCATGCAATTGCCTAACAACGGTGTTGATTTTTCCGGTACTGATTTCCCAAAAGTCGCCGAAGGTTTCGGCGGTCACGGTGTTTGGATTGATGATGTTGCAACATTGCGCACAGAATTTAAAGCGGCATTAGAACGCGACACATTCACCGTGCTTTGTCCGCGCATCGGACGCCAAGCGTATAACGGGAAGTTTTAGGAAAACGTAATCGTTTGATCTCGCCCAAGCGCTATTGTGTCACCGTATCATTATGGATTGCGCGGAAGACAGCATCCAGTTCACGTGCCATTACTTTTAAGTCCGGATTTGCATCAGCAAAATAGGGCGTGAAAACATGGCTTGGTGTTTTGTAAGAAAGCGTTGACGTGCCATCTGTATTTTCTGTGAGGTAAAAGCGGATAGGGGCTTCCATGCCAGCCGCGACACTGGCCTCTAACATCCTCACTGCCCAAACATTATTATAGACACCAACAACACGATTGCCGGGAATAGTAAGGCCACGGCCTTTTGCGCCAAGCGTTGCGCTTGCGGTAGTGATGTGGCCCATTTTGTTGGCTTTAATCGCAGCTTTCAGGCGTGGATAAAGCTCTGCATAGGCGTGGGGTGTTTTTGTCACCACCCAACCATCACGCGGAGCAATCTCGCCTGCATGGGCGGTCAGTATTGAGAAAATTGCCGAAAATAAAATGGCGATATGTGTCGTAAAAATGCGCATTGGGTTGCCCAACTTTCTTGTTGTTTTACAAATTGAATCGCATCTTAGTGCGAATACCAAGCACGCTGCCAGCAAAGCCGAAAATCAGCCACCACCAACCATGCATTGAACCAGAAACAAGGC carries:
- a CDS encoding zinc-binding alcohol dehydrogenase, whose amino-acid sequence is MAEQIDHKNESSVQAKELAHALVYTGPMVAAIEPASMPPLGNNDIILQTLKSGISRGTESLVFAGRVPKNEWERMRCPHQVGKFSFPVSYGYALVGEVIETGKDVNHLVQGNIVFALHPHQSHALINATYANKVPDTIPPQRAVLAANMETALNALWDSDVTADDTVSVIGAGVVGLLTAYLANKVAQTNVAIIDIDESKRAVAESLGLTFFLPQDAPQNNNVIFHTSASGTGLQTALDLAAFEARIIEMSWYGDKQIPLQLGGAFHSQRLSIISSQVGHISPSRRATTSYAQRMAEALNLLNDPALDALLETEIAFKALPDHLNRILGPNSNTLCQVVDYTTNLTSNPSGD
- a CDS encoding DUF302 domain-containing protein — translated: MRIFTTHIAILFSAIFSILTAHAGEIAPRDGWVVTKTPHAYAELYPRLKAAIKANKMGHITTASATLGAKGRGLTIPGNRVVGVYNNVWAVRMLEASVAAGMEAPIRFYLTENTDGTSTLSYKTPSHVFTPYFADANPDLKVMARELDAVFRAIHNDTVTQ
- a CDS encoding class I SAM-dependent methyltransferase, whose translation is MSFSAEWLALREPIDHAARNDDVINALNMLFEGKKTIRLTDIGSGTGSTIRALTPTLESAIAWHLVDNDPALLDIAQKEAAGADVITSHADLSLSLDAIFSQPTDLITTSAFLDLVSEDWISGFVDAVVERQLPFYAALNYDGRAGALPPLTDDEIILAAFNTHQKTDKGLGPALGPDAAHTAMACFEKAGYEITHGLSDWQAGPDHAAFQKMLLDGWRGAASEIRPDLKTDFDDWFAKRLSLIEEADTTGASVFVGHIDFLALP
- a CDS encoding RibD family protein; this translates as MRIKPPFQDQGIKLLDGDPLLPMRVMSKFVVGQLGQSLDGRIATRSGDSKYINHKQGLKHLHRLRSIVDAVVVGVGTVNDDDPLLSVRLCEGKSPVRVIIDPRGRVFKSAQLFHDDGSKVIILTDKNLTHPMADHADIVGLELHDNKLCPFEMITALEALGYSKLLIEGGNRTLSTFVDKGCLDRLHLIVAPLLIGSGYPGLNLATVSKLDAAKKPDVSLYHLGHDVLFDCDLRAGDESVD
- a CDS encoding thiamine pyrophosphate-binding protein; protein product: MARSAMDVSNKRIRPMRGADIIAKKLADAGCKTAFGIPGGEVLTVLDGLREADINFVLVKHENAGGFMAEGAWHATGAPAILVATIGPGVANAVNVIANAMQDRVPMIFITGCVDGAEAETYTHQVFDHQQMLRPIVKASFRANEGAIGVMMDKAISIATSGQPGPVHIDLPINVAQSESETEYTPLASLPKQGLPAAGLIFEVQGRIAAAKKPIVIAGVDALNEGADVSHFCKTLNIPMIATYKAKGMLDERDPLSLGGGGLSPKADGVLLPLIEEADLVLLLGYDPIEMRVGWRNPWPAEKAVEITSSLRTHGMHTAGTTLMGDVAATTASLANADGGKYWVDGEVEKARATLKEMFAAGGGDFGPEHVFATLRDAAPENTVITADSGAHRILVSQMWECINPRTMLQSSALCTMGCAVPLAAGYKYESPDTPTIAFVGDAGFEMMMGDLSTLRDMKTPVIICVLVDESLGLIEIKQRAMQLPNNGVDFSGTDFPKVAEGFGGHGVWIDDVATLRTEFKAALERDTFTVLCPRIGRQAYNGKF
- a CDS encoding alpha/beta hydrolase-fold protein; amino-acid sequence: MLRLLSRRFNASLLLLFAASFFSSLWWQSAHACGVNSDCFVASGDYRIFLPQERPADKKIPAIIYIHGLGGSSKAVMNRNKLRRVAKKLGVAFVAVNGRAGSWSFPNGVERGKVRNEFTYFREVVSDIKKRFPIDGQKIVAAGFSIGASMTWNLACRTPDDYAGYIPLSGTMWRPQPNKCVGPVGEIYHSHGTADRIFPLEGRVVRGKRQGAILDTFELMAKQDQCTRKVIRETKSRGVKCRYHRNCDGETLRLCLDGGTHEVDTAYLLSGFREIAKARGF
- a CDS encoding CaiB/BaiF CoA-transferase family protein, with protein sequence MSDQSLKDGPLTGLRVLDLSRILAGPTCTQLLGDMGADILKIERPITGDDTRRWGPPFVQVDGKDSQESSYYLCANRNKRSLAVDLTSSAGQKIIQDIAMQSDIVVENFKVGDLERRGLDYETLRELNPRLIYCSISGFGQTGPYAPRAGYDFLIQGMGGIMSLTGQRDEDGGVETKAGVGIADVMCGMYASNAILAALHARQQTGKGQHIDLALLDTQVAWLINQGAAYLTNHKVPGRLGNGHPTIVPYETFPASDKKFILAVGNDAQFLKFLELAGRVDLIEDDRFATNVERVKNRDYVVPLIAEITRQKTADEWLEQLTKVGVPCGPVNNLEEVFNDPQIKHREMEITMDHATADEKAVHLIGNPIKMSDTPVTYRHPPPRVGEHSAEILTELIGLDDNDIERLTADGTISDGRLKQED
- a CDS encoding 6-carboxytetrahydropterin synthase — protein: MHAVEVRDHIMIAHSFKGEFFGPAQAMHGATFVVDACFISETLDENNVVIDIGAAHDALKAVLEPINYKNLDEVTEFKGQNTTTEFLTKHVFDHLAEAAREGKLGRDGDEIDAIRVTISESHVALAWYEGAI
- a CDS encoding glycosyltransferase family 4 protein; protein product: MHIRFIIPGDIDTPTGGYRYDRAIIDEWRKLGVGVDLISLPGDYPFANEADIQTALSIIDKVQDADICVIDGLAGGCAPSLMQRCAKQMPVVALIHHPLALENGQTEAQSMALEKLEREGLGFAKAVVTTSPATSKTVHQLFNYPVNNISAIMPGVERGAPIPFRTQRPLRLLSVGSITERKGHDVLLRALSTLHDLSWTLDIVGLQHLSPETFDDLQKITQEGGISDRVNFHDGVDAQALDKLYHSADLFALASRYEGYGMAYAEAIVRGLPVIATTAGAIPDTVPESTGLLVTPDDIDTLTDALRIILSDDDLRRQKHMGALKAEADFPTWEKSAEEFHSLLRRLQ
- the mdoH gene encoding glucans biosynthesis glucosyltransferase MdoH, translating into MTPTARRITFGTLVFFTIAGLLALMAWALSPAEIVPFEWLLLMCFAITLPWTAIGFWNAVIGFGLMRFTKNPAASVFPDSQKIKDNDPITKSTAVAMCIRNEDVGQVNRNLTAMIARLVASGSANNFHVYILSDSSEDDVITEEQVVFEKLRRDWAEKIGVTYRLRTDNKGFKAGNIRDFCDTWGVNHDFMLTLDADSVMSASSILRLVRVMQANDKLGILQSLVVGLPSDSAFTRVFQFGMRMGMKSYTLGSAWWQGDCGPYWGHNALIRLEPFMEHCHLPILPGKGPLSGYILSHDQVEAVYMRRAGYECRVLAEEGGSYEENPPHILEFIRRDLRWCHGNMQYLKLLSEPDLKPTSRVQLVLAILMFTSAPAWMTFVSVATWSIIFSDMTFSGFQMGPGYILFLIVMTMIFAPKLVSIADVLMRSKLRKAYGGGLAVITSAAVEILFSMLLAPIMAVAETIFLAGLPFGKARGWASQDRQVTSLPVGVVASHLWPQMLFGLLGVTALFVSGSVTLNGFLVSLPVFIGPFLAIPLGFTSAHVSFGNLFTRLGFWQLPEEQSPPVIIRAINLPALAIRGQALSDKESHQPLSTQQLLDIDMEMEERLAA